From Salinibacterium sp. ZJ450, one genomic window encodes:
- the purM gene encoding phosphoribosylformylglycinamidine cyclo-ligase, translated as MANKYQEAGVDTAAGDLAVELMKSAVAKTHNSSVLGGVGGFAGLYDVSFLTKFDRPLLATSTDGVGTKVAIAQALDKHDTIGQDLVGMVVDDIIVVGAKPLFMTDYIACGKVVPERIAAIVRGIAEACSATGTALVGGETAEHPGLLGPDDYDVAGAAVGVVEADAMLGAEKVRHGDVVIAMESSGLHSNGYSLVRHLLAGRDLGYSDHSDDLGGVIGEVLLEPTRLYTGPLVGVLEELPGAIHSLSHVTGGGIAANLARVLPIGSWVEVDRSTWSPAPVFRVLADWGSMSLEETESTWNLGIGMFAVVSADAATSVVRALEARGIRSWVAGRVSTEKRDFTGFEQGAKGVDGGAVRLVSAYAA; from the coding sequence ATGGCCAACAAGTACCAAGAGGCTGGGGTCGACACGGCTGCCGGCGATCTCGCCGTGGAACTGATGAAGTCGGCGGTCGCGAAGACCCACAATTCCAGTGTTCTGGGCGGCGTCGGCGGGTTCGCCGGGCTCTATGACGTGAGTTTCCTGACAAAATTCGATCGGCCGCTGCTTGCGACGTCCACGGATGGCGTGGGCACCAAGGTGGCCATCGCGCAGGCGCTCGACAAGCACGACACCATCGGGCAAGACCTGGTGGGCATGGTGGTTGACGACATCATCGTGGTCGGCGCCAAGCCGCTATTCATGACCGACTACATCGCTTGCGGCAAGGTGGTTCCCGAGCGCATCGCGGCCATCGTGCGCGGCATCGCCGAGGCTTGCTCGGCCACCGGCACCGCGCTGGTCGGCGGCGAGACCGCCGAACACCCCGGACTGCTCGGCCCAGACGACTACGACGTGGCGGGAGCCGCGGTGGGTGTCGTCGAAGCCGACGCCATGCTCGGCGCCGAGAAGGTTCGTCACGGCGACGTCGTGATCGCGATGGAATCCAGCGGCCTGCACAGCAACGGATACTCCCTGGTGCGGCACCTGCTCGCCGGCCGTGACCTTGGCTACAGCGACCACTCCGACGACCTCGGCGGCGTGATCGGCGAGGTACTGCTCGAGCCGACCCGCCTGTACACCGGCCCGCTGGTGGGCGTGCTCGAGGAGCTGCCCGGCGCGATCCACTCGCTCAGTCATGTGACCGGCGGCGGCATCGCCGCGAACCTGGCCCGCGTGCTGCCGATCGGCTCTTGGGTTGAGGTCGACCGCTCCACCTGGTCGCCGGCGCCCGTGTTCCGCGTGCTCGCCGACTGGGGCTCGATGAGCCTGGAAGAAACCGAAAGCACCTGGAATCTCGGCATCGGCATGTTCGCAGTGGTATCAGCGGATGCTGCCACCTCCGTTGTGCGCGCGCTCGAGGCTCGCGGTATCCGTTCCTGGGTGGCGGGTCGCGTCAGCACGGAGAAGCGCGACTTCACCGGCTTCGAGCAGGGCGCCAAGGGCGTCGACGGCGGTGCGGTGCGCCTGGTGTCGGCCTACGCGGCCTGA
- a CDS encoding DUF3073 domain-containing protein codes for MGRGRQKAKHTKVARELKYFSPDTNYGALEKELSGNPRLEEDLQKWPEYVAEEDKYATDEDESNIA; via the coding sequence ATGGGGCGCGGCCGTCAAAAAGCAAAGCACACGAAGGTGGCTCGGGAGTTGAAGTACTTCAGCCCCGACACCAACTACGGCGCTCTTGAGAAAGAGCTGTCTGGTAATCCTCGTCTCGAGGAGGACCTTCAGAAATGGCCGGAATACGTGGCGGAAGAAGACAAGTACGCCACGGACGAGGACGAGTCCAACATCGCCTAG
- a CDS encoding NAD(P)-binding domain-containing protein has protein sequence MNSGRYDTEVIVIGAGQAGLSCAFYLRRLGLEPGAEFLMVDRGPGTGGAWQFRWDALRLGSAHKVNDLPGMGELGLSFDTADRQLPAKDVVADYYRRYEQHYDLRVERPTSVTRVENDAADLAVDLSGPSGDRRLITKMIVNATGTWGSPFVPWYPGMDKFGGRHVHTADYRSAEEFAGQNVIVVGGGTSAIGFLMEMEEVAANLTWVSRTPIEWLHDQNLTLEAAVTAVSAQDEAARAGNALPSIVSGTGIPRTRRIQAAIDRGLLTPHPMFTRIEPDGVRFPDGSFAPADAIIWATGFRPELRHLAPLKLREKAGGITVGANASWKDPRIFFAGYGPTASTIGANRAGRAIARQVVASLSRMS, from the coding sequence GTGAATTCAGGCCGCTATGACACCGAGGTTATCGTAATCGGTGCCGGCCAAGCCGGACTCTCTTGTGCATTCTACCTTCGACGCCTTGGACTGGAGCCGGGAGCCGAGTTCCTGATGGTCGACCGCGGGCCCGGAACCGGCGGGGCGTGGCAGTTCCGCTGGGACGCGCTGCGCCTCGGCTCCGCGCACAAGGTCAACGACCTGCCGGGCATGGGCGAGCTCGGGCTGAGCTTCGACACCGCCGACCGGCAGCTGCCGGCGAAGGATGTCGTGGCGGACTACTACCGGCGGTACGAACAGCACTACGACCTGAGGGTGGAGCGTCCGACATCCGTCACCCGCGTTGAAAATGACGCGGCAGACCTGGCCGTCGACCTGTCCGGGCCGAGCGGCGACCGCAGGCTGATCACCAAGATGATCGTGAACGCCACCGGAACCTGGGGATCGCCGTTCGTGCCCTGGTACCCCGGAATGGACAAGTTCGGCGGTCGCCACGTGCATACCGCCGACTACCGGTCGGCTGAGGAGTTCGCCGGGCAGAACGTGATCGTCGTCGGCGGCGGCACCAGTGCGATCGGGTTCCTGATGGAAATGGAAGAGGTGGCCGCGAACCTCACCTGGGTGAGCCGCACGCCGATCGAATGGCTGCACGACCAGAACCTCACCCTCGAGGCGGCGGTTACCGCGGTGTCCGCCCAGGATGAGGCCGCCCGGGCGGGCAACGCCCTGCCGAGCATCGTCAGCGGCACCGGAATTCCGCGCACCCGCCGCATCCAGGCCGCCATTGATCGCGGCCTGTTGACGCCGCATCCGATGTTCACGCGCATCGAGCCGGACGGCGTGCGGTTTCCCGATGGGTCATTCGCCCCTGCCGACGCAATCATCTGGGCCACCGGGTTCCGGCCGGAGTTACGTCACCTTGCCCCGCTGAAGCTGCGCGAGAAGGCGGGTGGTATCACCGTCGGTGCGAACGCGTCGTGGAAGGATCCGCGCATCTTCTTCGCCGGTTACGGCCCCACAGCCAGCACAATCGGCGCGAACCGGGCCGGACGGGCAATCGCCCGCCAGGTGGTCGCGAGCCTCTCGAGGATGTCATGA
- a CDS encoding DUF4097 family beta strand repeat-containing protein — translation MPQEEWMVDGPQVIDLELVRKLKVSLIGGQVDIVGHDEPGARVEVHSVTGRDLKVSIDGDTLEIDHPQLRWDNFIDVFASFNGKASAEVSIMVPREIALRFGVVSASALISGLTTDATISTVSGDIVVDGVTGDLNLNAVSGEIAVRNHRGSVRAHTVSGDITATGEISKYLSEGVSGDVFLDISGQPAEIRVNTVSGALTTRLAPGQPAEYRINTVGGKLQLDDSAISGVRGSYIGKYGTLDASALELRVNTVSGNISVLHAVSA, via the coding sequence ATGCCGCAGGAAGAGTGGATGGTCGATGGCCCCCAGGTCATCGATCTGGAGTTGGTCCGCAAGCTCAAGGTGAGCTTGATCGGGGGCCAGGTCGACATCGTCGGCCACGACGAGCCCGGCGCGAGGGTCGAAGTGCACTCGGTCACCGGGCGCGATCTGAAGGTTTCGATCGACGGTGACACGCTGGAGATCGACCACCCGCAGCTGCGCTGGGACAACTTCATCGATGTCTTCGCGTCGTTCAACGGCAAGGCCAGCGCCGAGGTGAGCATCATGGTGCCGCGTGAGATCGCCCTGAGGTTCGGTGTCGTCTCGGCATCCGCTCTGATCAGCGGACTGACGACGGATGCCACGATCAGCACAGTCTCCGGCGACATCGTCGTCGACGGAGTGACCGGTGACCTCAACCTCAACGCGGTCAGCGGCGAGATCGCGGTGCGCAACCACCGCGGTTCGGTGCGGGCCCACACCGTCTCGGGAGACATCACCGCCACCGGCGAGATCTCCAAGTACCTCAGCGAGGGTGTGAGCGGCGATGTGTTCCTCGACATCTCCGGCCAGCCAGCCGAGATCCGGGTGAACACGGTGAGCGGGGCGCTGACCACGCGGCTGGCTCCCGGTCAGCCGGCGGAGTACCGCATCAACACCGTCGGCGGAAAGCTGCAGCTTGACGACTCGGCCATCTCCGGGGTTCGCGGCAGCTATATCGGCAAATACGGGACGCTGGATGCCTCCGCCCTCGAACTGCGGGTGAACACGGTGTCGGGAAACATCAGCGTGCTGCACGCGGTGAGCGCATGA
- the catC gene encoding muconolactone Delta-isomerase, translating into MLFLVRMDVNIPTTMPADDAAAIKATEKAYSQQLQRDGRWVHIWRVVGEYANYSVFDVASNDELHDILSGLPLFPYMTITVTPLAQHPSSIS; encoded by the coding sequence GTGCTCTTTCTCGTGCGTATGGATGTCAACATCCCCACCACCATGCCCGCTGACGACGCCGCGGCCATCAAGGCCACCGAGAAGGCGTACTCGCAGCAGCTTCAACGCGACGGCCGCTGGGTGCACATCTGGCGGGTGGTCGGCGAGTACGCGAACTACTCGGTATTCGATGTGGCGAGCAACGACGAGTTGCACGACATCCTCTCGGGCTTGCCTCTGTTCCCTTACATGACCATCACCGTCACCCCTCTTGCGCAGCATCCGTCTTCGATTTCTTGA
- the crcB gene encoding fluoride efflux transporter CrcB, whose translation MTLPLALTVALAGGLGACLRYLATLLLPLPWGVLAVNAVGSAVAGIVLALADAAAIGGDIRLILLTGFAGGLTTFSTFSVETIELVRDGRWRTATVNVVASLAAGIGLALGGYAITAALV comes from the coding sequence GTGACGCTGCCCCTCGCGCTGACCGTCGCACTCGCGGGCGGACTCGGCGCCTGCCTCCGCTACCTCGCCACGCTGCTGCTTCCGCTGCCGTGGGGCGTGCTGGCGGTGAACGCTGTGGGTTCCGCGGTGGCGGGGATCGTGCTGGCCCTGGCCGATGCGGCGGCGATCGGCGGCGACATCCGTCTGATCCTGCTCACCGGATTCGCCGGCGGACTCACCACCTTCAGCACCTTCAGCGTCGAAACCATCGAGTTGGTGCGAGACGGTCGCTGGCGCACGGCCACGGTGAACGTGGTTGCGAGCCTGGCGGCAGGCATCGGCTTGGCGCTCGGCGGGTATGCGATCACGGCCGCCTTGGTCTAA
- a CDS encoding PadR family transcriptional regulator: MTPPVFGHGHLRLYILSLLAERPQHGYELIQSLEQRFGGTYTPSAGTIYPRLAKLEEDGLVTKIADGRKTVYEITDAGRAELASREGELDGIEDELTDSVRRLADEVRNSVNAAMKTLRADLASAARDARSETRASTTSTATTEGTEGTEGTESAEAPETAAGASGPSGVKTTALGAREALRDAEFALTEFRHEVRTELRGRTARGELTPETVADLRSRLDEVRRTL, encoded by the coding sequence ATGACTCCCCCGGTGTTCGGCCACGGCCACCTGCGGCTCTACATCCTGAGCCTGCTCGCCGAACGGCCGCAGCACGGTTACGAGCTGATCCAGTCGCTCGAGCAGCGCTTCGGCGGCACATACACGCCGAGCGCCGGCACCATCTACCCGCGGCTGGCGAAGCTGGAGGAAGACGGGTTGGTCACCAAGATCGCCGACGGTCGCAAGACCGTGTACGAGATCACGGATGCCGGACGCGCCGAGCTTGCGAGCCGGGAGGGCGAACTCGACGGCATCGAGGACGAGCTCACCGACTCGGTGCGGCGCCTGGCAGATGAGGTGCGCAACTCGGTGAACGCCGCGATGAAGACGCTGCGCGCCGACCTGGCCTCCGCCGCCCGCGACGCCCGGTCCGAGACTCGGGCGAGCACGACGAGCACGGCGACCACCGAGGGCACCGAAGGGACCGAAGGCACCGAGAGCGCCGAGGCCCCCGAGACGGCCGCCGGGGCGTCCGGCCCGAGCGGGGTGAAGACCACCGCGCTCGGCGCCCGGGAGGCGCTGCGCGACGCGGAGTTCGCGCTCACCGAGTTCCGGCACGAGGTGCGCACCGAGTTGCGTGGCCGCACGGCGCGCGGCGAGCTCACTCCGGAGACCGTAGCCGACCTCCGCAGTCGGCTCGACGAGGTGCGGAGGACGCTGTAG
- a CDS encoding MerR family transcriptional regulator, whose protein sequence is MRTELEWSIQDVARLTGTTSRTLRHYDDIGLLEPTRVGGNGYRYYDADALTRLQRILLLRELGLGLPAIAEVLAGARSNDDALDTHLRWLQQEKLRIDRQINSVQTTILKLKGGEQLMAEEMFDGFDHTQYRDEVEQRWGKDADARSDSWWRSMSDAEKKEWQQRAQTLGADWQAAAQQGLAADSDEAQALAQRQFDWLRGIPGTPGGGTTGPTKEYFVGLAEMYVADERFAANYGGVAGASLVRDAMTVYAERNL, encoded by the coding sequence ATGCGAACCGAGTTGGAGTGGTCGATTCAGGATGTCGCGCGCCTCACAGGCACCACGAGCAGAACCTTGCGGCACTACGACGACATCGGACTGCTCGAGCCGACCAGGGTCGGCGGCAACGGCTACCGCTACTACGACGCGGATGCCCTGACCCGGCTGCAGCGCATCCTGCTGCTGCGCGAACTCGGGCTGGGCCTGCCCGCGATTGCGGAGGTGCTGGCCGGGGCGCGCAGCAATGACGACGCCCTCGACACGCATTTGCGCTGGTTGCAGCAGGAGAAGCTGCGGATCGACCGGCAGATCAACAGCGTGCAGACCACGATCCTCAAGTTGAAGGGAGGTGAACAACTGATGGCAGAAGAGATGTTTGACGGCTTTGACCACACGCAGTACCGGGACGAAGTCGAGCAGCGCTGGGGAAAGGATGCGGACGCGCGGAGCGACTCCTGGTGGCGCTCGATGAGCGACGCCGAGAAGAAGGAGTGGCAGCAGCGCGCGCAGACCCTGGGCGCAGATTGGCAGGCCGCGGCACAGCAAGGCCTCGCCGCCGACAGCGACGAGGCGCAGGCGCTCGCGCAGCGGCAGTTCGACTGGTTGCGGGGGATTCCGGGCACACCGGGCGGCGGCACGACGGGTCCGACGAAGGAGTACTTCGTGGGTCTGGCCGAGATGTACGTGGCGGACGAGCGCTTCGCCGCGAACTACGGCGGAGTGGCGGGCGCCAGCCTCGTGCGCGACGCGATGACGGTGTACGCGGAGCGGAACCTGTAG
- a CDS encoding CrcB family protein → MPLLLLAVFLGGAVGTALRLGIDIVVAHPDDAFPTATLGINLLGSLLLGWLVGRVWPVAPHWLRAALGPGLLGGFTTFSAVMASALTLTPALAALYLAASVVLGLLAAAAGLQLGHNRRAAAEVGAEQ, encoded by the coding sequence GTGCCCCTGCTGCTGCTCGCCGTGTTTCTCGGCGGCGCCGTGGGCACCGCGTTGCGTCTCGGCATCGACATCGTCGTTGCGCATCCGGATGACGCGTTCCCCACCGCCACGCTCGGCATCAACCTGCTCGGTTCGCTGCTGCTCGGATGGCTCGTCGGTCGCGTCTGGCCGGTGGCGCCGCACTGGCTGCGCGCGGCGCTCGGCCCCGGCCTGCTCGGCGGCTTCACCACCTTCTCGGCAGTGATGGCATCCGCGCTCACGCTCACCCCGGCACTCGCTGCGCTCTACCTTGCGGCGTCCGTGGTGCTCGGACTGCTCGCCGCCGCGGCCGGCCTTCAGCTCGGGCACAACCGGCGGGCGGCCGCCGAGGTCGGGGCGGAACAGTGA
- a CDS encoding YitT family protein: MSPATTMVRRILQLAIGLFLYGIGIALMVRAAIGVAPWDVLTQGIARQTGWSFGLITVLTSFVVLLIWIPIREKPGIGTVANAILVGPAAEVGLLLVPVQTHPVLQVLAFAGGLALVAIATGLYIGARFGPGPRDGLMTGLHRVTGWPIWVVRTGIEVTVLAIGWLLGGNVGLGTVAFALLIGPMAQPLLRLLLVPEPVRKREVPEPAPANALP; the protein is encoded by the coding sequence GTGTCTCCCGCAACAACTATGGTCCGCCGCATCCTGCAACTCGCAATCGGCCTCTTCCTCTACGGCATCGGCATTGCACTGATGGTGCGAGCCGCCATCGGCGTCGCCCCCTGGGACGTACTGACGCAGGGCATCGCCCGACAGACCGGCTGGTCGTTCGGCCTCATCACCGTGCTGACCAGCTTTGTGGTGCTGCTGATCTGGATCCCGATCCGCGAAAAGCCAGGGATCGGCACCGTGGCCAACGCCATCCTCGTCGGCCCGGCGGCCGAGGTCGGCCTGTTGCTGGTTCCGGTGCAGACGCATCCGGTGCTGCAGGTGCTCGCATTCGCCGGCGGGCTCGCACTGGTGGCCATCGCCACCGGCCTGTACATTGGCGCCCGGTTCGGGCCGGGGCCGCGCGACGGCCTGATGACCGGGCTGCACCGGGTGACCGGCTGGCCGATCTGGGTGGTGCGCACCGGCATCGAGGTGACCGTGCTGGCGATCGGCTGGCTGCTCGGCGGCAACGTGGGGCTCGGAACCGTGGCGTTCGCGCTGCTGATCGGCCCAATGGCGCAGCCGCTGCTGCGGCTGCTGCTCGTGCCGGAGCCGGTTCGGAAGCGCGAGGTTCCGGAACCGGCGCCCGCGAACGCCCTGCCCTAG
- the catA gene encoding catechol 1,2-dioxygenase, whose protein sequence is MTDTRDETTATAAASGQTATERFRESGRVGAAEISTERVNLLASRVIKAVNDTVLEEKVTYDEYNALKAWLIRVGEDGEWPLFLDVWIEHSVEQVANENRHGSQGSIEGPYYVPDAPVQQSPTKLPMREDEPGTPLLFRGRVTNVAGDPLPDAKIEIWHADDLGFYSQFAPGLPEWNLRATVPVEPDGQFHIDTMQPAPYQIPTDGACGALIKAAGWHAWRPAHIHLKVSAPEHQLITTQLYFTGDAHISDDIASAVKESLILDPQPRSDDQGKEVTYDFVLDPAE, encoded by the coding sequence ATGACTGACACGCGTGATGAGACCACCGCAACCGCGGCCGCCTCGGGCCAGACCGCCACGGAACGCTTCCGCGAGAGCGGGAGAGTCGGGGCGGCGGAGATCAGCACGGAGCGGGTCAACCTGCTCGCCTCCCGGGTGATCAAGGCCGTCAACGACACCGTGCTTGAGGAGAAGGTGACCTACGACGAGTACAACGCGCTCAAGGCGTGGCTGATCAGGGTGGGCGAGGACGGCGAATGGCCGCTGTTCCTCGACGTCTGGATCGAGCACTCGGTCGAGCAGGTCGCGAACGAGAACCGGCACGGTTCACAGGGGTCGATCGAGGGCCCGTATTACGTGCCCGACGCCCCGGTGCAGCAGAGTCCGACCAAGCTGCCGATGCGCGAGGACGAACCCGGAACGCCGCTGCTGTTCCGGGGCCGGGTGACGAACGTCGCCGGCGATCCGCTGCCCGACGCGAAGATCGAGATCTGGCACGCCGACGACCTCGGCTTCTACTCGCAGTTCGCCCCGGGCCTGCCGGAGTGGAACCTGCGGGCGACCGTCCCGGTGGAGCCAGACGGCCAGTTCCACATCGATACGATGCAGCCGGCTCCGTACCAAATCCCCACGGATGGCGCGTGCGGGGCGCTGATCAAGGCGGCGGGTTGGCACGCCTGGCGCCCGGCCCACATCCACCTCAAGGTGTCGGCGCCGGAGCACCAGCTGATCACGACACAGCTGTACTTCACCGGCGACGCGCATATCTCCGACGACATTGCGTCCGCCGTGAAGGAGTCTCTGATCCTCGATCCGCAGCCGCGGTCCGACGATCAGGGCAAGGAGGTCACCTACGACTTCGTGCTCGACCCGGCGGAGTAG
- a CDS encoding enolase C-terminal domain-like protein, translated as MKITRIEAVPYSIPYRKALKFASGEVTVADHVLIRVHTDEGIIGVADTPPRPYTYGETQQSIVAVVERIFAPALTGIDPFERSKAQQVLGRTIGNNTAKGGIDIALWDIIGQATVTPVSTLLGGYTDSMRVSHMLGFASAQELLDEALHMRADYGITTFKLKVGRRPLGLDIEACHVLRAGLGEDVDLYLDANRGWTANEALEVLRQTADVGLSLLEEPCDAKEALSRRRLVDKSPIPVVGDESVPTPGDVSRELLAGGCNAISIKTARSGFTEAQQILGLCEGLGVDVVMGNQIDTQIGTLATVTFGAAFAATTRRAGELSNFLDMSDDLLAEPLVIRDGVIPTRRVPGVGAVIDDDKLDRYRQDKD; from the coding sequence ATGAAGATCACCCGCATCGAGGCTGTGCCGTACTCGATCCCGTATCGCAAGGCGTTGAAGTTCGCCAGCGGCGAGGTGACCGTGGCCGATCACGTGCTGATCCGTGTGCACACCGATGAGGGCATCATCGGGGTGGCCGATACACCGCCCCGCCCGTACACCTATGGGGAAACCCAGCAATCGATCGTTGCGGTCGTCGAGCGGATCTTCGCGCCGGCGCTCACGGGAATCGACCCGTTCGAGCGTTCCAAGGCGCAGCAGGTTCTCGGCCGCACCATCGGCAACAACACAGCCAAGGGCGGAATCGACATCGCCCTCTGGGACATCATCGGACAGGCCACCGTCACCCCCGTCAGCACGCTGCTCGGCGGCTACACCGACTCGATGCGCGTGTCGCACATGCTCGGCTTCGCCTCGGCCCAAGAGCTGCTCGACGAGGCACTGCACATGCGGGCCGACTACGGAATCACCACGTTCAAGCTCAAGGTCGGCCGGCGTCCGCTTGGGCTGGACATCGAGGCCTGCCATGTGCTGCGCGCCGGACTGGGCGAGGACGTCGACCTGTATCTCGACGCCAACCGCGGCTGGACGGCCAACGAGGCCCTCGAGGTGCTGCGGCAGACCGCGGACGTGGGCCTCAGCCTGCTCGAGGAACCGTGCGATGCGAAAGAGGCGCTGAGTCGACGGCGGCTGGTCGACAAGTCCCCCATTCCCGTCGTCGGCGACGAGAGCGTGCCCACCCCGGGCGATGTCTCCCGAGAGTTGCTGGCCGGCGGCTGCAATGCCATCAGCATCAAGACGGCCCGCAGCGGCTTCACCGAGGCGCAGCAGATCCTGGGCCTCTGCGAGGGACTCGGCGTCGATGTCGTGATGGGCAATCAGATCGACACGCAGATCGGCACCCTCGCCACCGTGACCTTCGGGGCCGCCTTTGCCGCGACCACCCGCCGCGCCGGCGAGCTCTCCAACTTCCTCGACATGAGTGACGACCTGTTGGCTGAACCCCTCGTCATCCGGGATGGCGTCATCCCGACCCGGCGGGTGCCCGGAGTCGGCGCCGTGATCGACGACGACAAGCTCGACCGCTACCGTCAGGACAAGGACTAG
- a CDS encoding MFS transporter, producing MPPVDRRSRTKEFRMSQNRLASPPPAPTRSATSAAGSNRVKGTIFAASIAALLAQLANALPGSLNGLFQETFNTVGSQLTWITAAFMIPVVVFELTFGVLGDKFGHRKLVVGGSLLVFVGSVVCAIAPTVEMMWIGSAINGLGAGAIFPSSLALVAAVTHNSRERARAIAMWAGFLSAGAAVSPLLGGVFASLGSWRGSYAVVGVLGLVTVGLAFWKAIESSPAGDRRLDPWGQVTFAIGLILALFGAVQGPEDGWTSPHVLGAFLIGAAFLIAFVVIELRAPSPLLRLNLFKNRAFTVSSIVAVIGMFAFLGACFSFSMWLGPVQHQSPFLTGLLFLLLQGPAFVLIPVISRLQHRFPPRFVLTAGLGLMGIGALLGSRLDVTNPDLAPFVLPALLIGIGFAFTLSPMTAIALNTVPRHLAGMASATTNLLRDLGFALGPVIAGAVALSAAAGQLGATLPTAGLPADQAGPALGVFEAGGPIALNSLPPGVPGSAAHELALQSLGDGFSLAFVVCAVAALAAALLTLIGLHGTTDGQSGRESLGEETVADVADSDGSDAAAAAGSGSVVERDGVRGV from the coding sequence ATGCCACCAGTGGATCGTCGCTCACGAACGAAGGAGTTCCGCATGAGCCAGAACCGTTTGGCGTCACCACCCCCGGCGCCCACCCGGTCCGCGACATCCGCAGCCGGCTCGAATCGGGTCAAGGGCACCATCTTCGCCGCGTCCATCGCGGCCCTGCTCGCCCAGCTCGCCAACGCGCTGCCGGGATCACTCAACGGCCTGTTTCAGGAGACATTCAACACCGTCGGGTCGCAGCTGACCTGGATCACCGCCGCGTTCATGATTCCCGTGGTGGTGTTCGAGCTCACCTTCGGGGTGCTCGGCGACAAGTTCGGGCACCGCAAACTCGTGGTCGGCGGATCCCTGCTGGTGTTCGTCGGTTCCGTGGTCTGCGCGATCGCCCCGACGGTCGAGATGATGTGGATCGGCTCGGCGATCAATGGCCTCGGTGCCGGCGCGATCTTCCCGTCGTCGCTCGCGCTCGTCGCGGCGGTCACCCACAATTCCCGGGAGCGGGCGCGCGCCATCGCCATGTGGGCGGGCTTCCTCTCGGCCGGCGCCGCGGTATCACCGCTGCTCGGCGGAGTGTTCGCCAGCCTCGGCTCCTGGCGCGGCTCGTACGCCGTGGTCGGCGTGCTCGGCCTGGTGACCGTGGGGCTCGCCTTCTGGAAGGCCATCGAGTCCTCCCCCGCCGGCGATCGCCGCCTCGACCCGTGGGGTCAGGTCACCTTCGCCATTGGCCTCATCCTCGCGCTGTTCGGCGCGGTGCAGGGCCCGGAAGACGGCTGGACCAGCCCGCACGTGCTCGGCGCGTTCCTCATCGGCGCCGCGTTCCTGATCGCGTTCGTGGTCATCGAGCTGCGCGCCCCGTCACCGCTGCTGCGGCTGAACCTGTTCAAGAACCGCGCGTTCACCGTCTCGTCGATCGTGGCCGTGATCGGCATGTTCGCGTTCCTCGGCGCCTGCTTCTCGTTCAGCATGTGGCTCGGCCCGGTGCAGCACCAGAGCCCGTTCCTGACCGGACTGCTCTTCCTGCTGCTGCAGGGCCCGGCGTTCGTGCTGATCCCGGTGATCTCCCGGCTGCAGCACCGCTTCCCGCCGCGCTTCGTGCTCACGGCAGGCCTCGGCCTGATGGGGATTGGCGCGCTGCTCGGCTCCCGGCTGGACGTCACCAACCCCGACCTGGCGCCGTTCGTCCTGCCTGCCCTGCTGATCGGCATCGGCTTCGCCTTCACGCTCAGCCCGATGACCGCCATCGCGCTGAACACCGTGCCGCGCCACCTCGCCGGCATGGCCAGCGCCACCACCAACCTGCTGCGCGACCTCGGCTTCGCACTCGGCCCGGTGATCGCCGGCGCGGTCGCCCTGAGCGCCGCGGCGGGTCAGCTCGGCGCGACGCTGCCGACCGCAGGCCTCCCGGCTGACCAGGCCGGCCCCGCCCTCGGGGTCTTCGAAGCCGGCGGACCGATCGCCCTGAACAGCCTGCCGCCGGGAGTTCCCGGCTCGGCGGCGCACGAGCTCGCGCTGCAGTCGCTCGGCGACGGATTCTCGCTGGCCTTCGTCGTCTGCGCCGTGGCCGCCCTAGCCGCCGCGCTGCTCACTCTGATCGGCCTGCACGGCACGACGGACGGCCAGTCCGGCCGGGAGTCGCTTGGCGAGGAGACGGTGGCGGATGTCGCGGACAGCGACGGTTCCGACGCCGCGGCTGCCGCGGGCAGCGGCTCCGTCGTGGAGCGTGACGGCGTCCGGGGCGTCTAG